The genomic region GCGCCAGCCACAGATCCCTGCGCGGTCACGCAGCGCATCGACAGGAGAGTCCCTCGTGCCGAAGTCACGTATCCGCAAGAAGGCAGATTTCACGCCTCCGCCGGCGAAGCAGTCGACGAGCATAAAGCTGACCAATCGCAGTTGGGTGGCGCCGGTGATGCTGGCGCTCTTCCTGATCGGTCTGGCCTGGATCGTGGTCTTCTACGTCACCGAGGGCGACCTGCCGATCGACGCTCTCGGCAACTGGAACATCGTCGTGGGCTTCGGCTTCATCGCCGGTGGCT from Streptomyces sp. QL37 harbors:
- the crgA gene encoding cell division protein CrgA yields the protein MPKSRIRKKADFTPPPAKQSTSIKLTNRSWVAPVMLALFLIGLAWIVVFYVTEGDLPIDALGNWNIVVGFGFIAGGFGVSTQWK